One window from the genome of Bacillota bacterium encodes:
- a CDS encoding sugar phosphate isomerase/epimerase yields the protein MAKVGIIHYNAPGKTLEEFADFAQQAGYKYVELSIGDVWAEGKESDLEAERRAHEVRALLEKRGLQVSALAAYNDFVVLDEDAVRYQVERMKKVCRLARLLGTDVIRTEGGQPKERVPEEQWAEAIAGCLSKLKSFVETEGFYLAVDNHGLVTNSVDIQLQVFEAVKSPNIGANLDTMNYRWFGYDLSELHSVYQRIAPYVLHTHLKDGFGTRGEYRGTALGEGEIDLVFAMKCLKDVGYDGVWCVEYEGSDPKGGYEFSLRWLLNQLNS from the coding sequence ATGGCGAAAGTCGGCATTATCCATTACAATGCGCCGGGGAAAACCCTAGAGGAGTTCGCGGACTTTGCACAACAGGCAGGTTACAAGTATGTGGAGTTGTCCATCGGGGATGTGTGGGCAGAAGGCAAGGAGTCCGATCTGGAAGCGGAGCGGCGTGCCCATGAGGTGAGAGCCCTGTTGGAGAAGCGTGGTCTGCAGGTATCTGCTTTGGCCGCCTACAACGATTTCGTTGTACTCGATGAGGACGCGGTAAGGTACCAAGTGGAGCGAATGAAGAAGGTGTGTCGCCTGGCTCGCCTTTTGGGTACTGACGTGATCCGCACCGAAGGAGGGCAGCCGAAGGAAAGGGTCCCGGAAGAGCAGTGGGCTGAGGCTATTGCCGGCTGTCTTTCTAAACTTAAGAGCTTCGTGGAGACCGAAGGTTTCTACCTAGCGGTGGACAACCATGGGTTAGTGACCAATAGTGTGGATATACAACTGCAAGTCTTTGAGGCGGTGAAGTCCCCCAATATCGGAGCTAACCTGGATACCATGAACTACCGCTGGTTCGGGTATGACTTGTCAGAACTCCATAGCGTATACCAACGGATCGCTCCCTACGTCCTCCATACCCACCTGAAGGACGGCTTTGGTACCCGAGGAGAGTATCGGGGCACCGCTTTGGGCGAGGGCGAGATCGATTTGGTCTTCGCGATGAAGTGCCTGAAGGATGTGGGCTATGACGGTGTATGGTGCGTGGAATATGAAGGTTCCGATCCCAAAGGAGGATACGAGTTTAGCCTCCGTTGGCTATTGAACCAGCTAAACTCTTAA
- a CDS encoding rubrerythrin family protein: MMSLKGTKTERNILTAFAGESQARNRYTYFASQAKKDGYVQIAAIFEETADQEKEHAKRLFKLLEGGEVEITASFPAGVIGSTADNLLSAAQGEQYEWEDMYPTFAKEAREEGFEEVAAVFEAIAVSEKFHEKRFRALLNNVETGKVFARENRVVWRCRNCGYLHEGNTAPEICPACAHPQAHFELLCENW; encoded by the coding sequence ATCATGTCGTTGAAAGGCACAAAAACTGAAAGGAACATCTTGACTGCTTTCGCTGGTGAGTCCCAGGCACGAAACCGCTATACCTACTTTGCCAGCCAGGCGAAGAAGGATGGATATGTACAGATTGCCGCGATTTTCGAGGAGACTGCTGATCAGGAGAAAGAACACGCCAAGCGGTTGTTCAAGCTGTTGGAAGGTGGCGAAGTAGAAATCACCGCCAGCTTCCCCGCAGGCGTCATCGGGTCCACGGCGGACAACCTCTTGTCCGCGGCCCAGGGTGAACAGTACGAGTGGGAGGACATGTATCCCACCTTTGCCAAGGAAGCTCGGGAAGAGGGCTTTGAGGAAGTAGCCGCGGTCTTTGAAGCTATTGCCGTATCCGAGAAGTTCCACGAGAAACGTTTCCGTGCCTTGCTGAACAATGTGGAAACCGGCAAGGTGTTCGCCCGGGAAAACCGGGTGGTCTGGCGCTGTCGCAATTGTGGATATCTCCACGAAGGCAACACTGCTCCAGAGATTTGCCCTGCCTGTGCTCATCCCCAAGCACATTTCGAGTTGCTCTGCGAAAACTGGTAA
- a CDS encoding transcriptional repressor gives MRDDSQPRLTKQRRIILEELRKVQTHPSADEVYEMVRKRLPKISLATVYRNLNLLSSCGLIRTLTSASSQMRFDGNPENHYHLRCVKCDRIVDLPIEVFAGLDECVQNTTGHVVFEHNLEFQGICRSCHEHHHNEGRSDHVVERHKN, from the coding sequence TTGCGGGATGATTCCCAGCCACGATTAACCAAACAACGGCGAATCATCCTCGAAGAGTTGCGGAAAGTACAGACTCACCCTAGTGCCGATGAGGTCTATGAGATGGTGCGCAAAAGACTGCCGAAGATCAGTCTGGCCACTGTCTATCGCAATCTGAACTTATTGTCGAGCTGTGGGCTCATTCGGACCTTGACGTCGGCCAGTTCCCAAATGCGGTTTGACGGCAATCCGGAAAACCACTACCATCTACGGTGCGTCAAGTGCGACCGAATCGTGGATTTGCCCATAGAAGTGTTTGCCGGGCTTGATGAGTGCGTGCAAAACACTACAGGTCATGTAGTGTTTGAACACAACCTTGAGTTTCAAGGTATTTGTAGAAGTTGCCATGAACATCATCACAACGAAGGGAGATCAGATCATGTCGTTGAAAGGCACAAAAACTGA
- a CDS encoding desulfoferrodoxin: MAKIHEVYKCEICGNIIEVVFASQGQLVCCGQPMTLQVENTVDASQEKHVPVITKIDGGVRVTVGSVEHPMIPEHYIEWIQIITEDGKSYRKFLKPGEPPVAEFCVDAEVVTAREYCNLHGLWRADGP, encoded by the coding sequence ATGGCCAAGATTCACGAGGTATACAAGTGTGAGATCTGTGGAAACATTATTGAGGTAGTATTTGCAAGCCAGGGACAGTTGGTCTGCTGCGGTCAACCGATGACTTTACAGGTGGAGAACACGGTAGACGCCTCACAGGAGAAGCACGTACCGGTAATCACTAAGATCGATGGTGGAGTTCGGGTCACTGTCGGAAGCGTTGAGCATCCTATGATCCCTGAGCATTACATCGAATGGATTCAAATCATCACCGAAGACGGGAAGTCCTACCGGAAGTTCCTTAAACCCGGTGAGCCGCCGGTGGCGGAATTCTGTGTCGATGCCGAAGTGGTCACTGCCCGGGAATACTGCAACCTGCATGGTCTTTGGAGAGCAGATGGTCCCTAG
- the thpR gene encoding RNA 2',3'-cyclic phosphodiesterase, whose product MRAFYAVGLWDLLDISELHQDFHWSQEVRWVRQPHVHLTLNFLGEITPAQVSSASALLQETAATVSAFHLEWSRTGVFPNWHQPRVLWVGLKPASERIVIQLSKALGNHQPKPHVTMGRLPKGGSPELLDQWRNYKITWPSIPVTKLLLVKSTLTREGPIYEVVEEASLGK is encoded by the coding sequence ATGCGCGCCTTCTATGCCGTTGGCCTTTGGGACTTGCTGGATATCAGTGAGCTTCATCAAGACTTTCACTGGAGTCAGGAAGTACGTTGGGTACGTCAACCCCATGTGCATCTTACCTTGAACTTCCTGGGGGAGATCACTCCGGCCCAGGTTTCTTCAGCCTCTGCTCTGCTTCAAGAAACCGCAGCGACAGTCTCAGCCTTCCATCTGGAGTGGAGTCGAACCGGGGTTTTTCCCAATTGGCACCAGCCGCGAGTACTGTGGGTGGGGTTGAAACCCGCCAGCGAAAGGATCGTGATACAGCTGTCAAAAGCTTTAGGAAACCACCAACCAAAGCCCCACGTCACTATGGGCAGATTGCCCAAGGGAGGCTCGCCAGAATTACTGGATCAATGGAGGAATTACAAGATCACTTGGCCTAGCATCCCCGTCACCAAGCTATTGTTGGTGAAAAGCACCCTGACCCGAGAGGGACCAATCTACGAAGTGGTTGAGGAAGCGTCCTTGGGGAAATAA
- a CDS encoding nitroreductase family protein, which produces MSLSCIEAIKQRRSIRQYSTKEVPREVLMEIIQSALRAPSAGNLQPWHIYVVTDQQKKIALAQAALGQRFVQEAPVVLVVCAEPERSAARYGARGRELYCLQDTANLTYAIMLAATSYGLGTCWVGAFQEQGVQETLGLDSGRRPVAIIPIGYPEKIGAERPRRGVEEIVSFVDGQE; this is translated from the coding sequence ATGAGCCTCAGTTGCATCGAAGCCATCAAACAACGGCGAAGCATCCGTCAGTATTCTACCAAGGAAGTTCCCCGGGAAGTGTTGATGGAGATCATTCAATCTGCCCTGCGTGCCCCCAGTGCCGGTAACCTACAACCCTGGCACATCTACGTGGTCACCGACCAGCAAAAAAAGATCGCGCTGGCCCAAGCTGCTTTAGGGCAGCGGTTCGTCCAGGAAGCTCCGGTGGTACTGGTGGTCTGCGCCGAACCGGAGCGTTCTGCCGCCCGGTATGGAGCCCGGGGTAGAGAGTTGTACTGTCTGCAGGATACGGCCAATCTGACCTATGCGATCATGTTAGCGGCCACCTCCTACGGACTGGGTACCTGTTGGGTGGGGGCCTTTCAGGAACAAGGGGTCCAGGAGACCTTGGGGCTGGACTCTGGACGGAGGCCCGTGGCCATTATCCCTATTGGTTATCCTGAAAAAATAGGGGCGGAAAGACCACGGCGTGGTGTGGAAGAAATCGTGAGTTTCGTCGACGGACAGGAGTAG
- a CDS encoding methyltransferase, with the protein MKRNMMDWLEQMRTSPRKKAMPILSFPAVQKLGITVAELISNKDRQAEGMKYVADHTDSAASVSMMDLSVEAECFGAEIRVSDDEVPTVVGKTITSHEDLDSLQIPKVGDGRTGLYIEACKKALELITDRPVFAGIIGPYTLAGRLMDVTEIMVRSWEDPQLVHRLLDIVTNFQIEYCQAYKEAGANGVVMAEPLAGLLSPDMSAEFHTPYVKRIVDAVQDENFIVIYHNCGNAVLRIVDTILATGAAAYHFGNAIDMEEMMQRIPPETIAMGNIDPAGQFRNGTPESIREATLSLLERCHRYPNFVISSGCDIPPMSKWENIDAFFAAVAEFYDRM; encoded by the coding sequence ATGAAACGGAATATGATGGACTGGTTGGAACAAATGCGGACTTCTCCACGGAAGAAGGCGATGCCCATTCTTTCGTTTCCAGCCGTTCAGAAACTAGGTATCACTGTCGCAGAGCTCATTTCCAACAAGGACCGCCAAGCTGAAGGGATGAAATACGTGGCGGATCATACCGACTCTGCTGCCTCTGTGAGCATGATGGACCTGTCGGTAGAGGCGGAATGTTTTGGCGCCGAGATCCGTGTTTCCGACGATGAAGTGCCGACGGTGGTGGGGAAAACCATTACTTCCCATGAAGACTTGGACAGTCTTCAGATTCCCAAGGTGGGCGATGGACGCACCGGCCTCTACATTGAGGCCTGCAAAAAGGCTCTGGAACTGATCACCGACCGACCGGTGTTCGCTGGCATTATTGGTCCCTATACTTTAGCCGGGCGGTTGATGGATGTGACAGAGATCATGGTGCGCAGCTGGGAGGATCCTCAGCTGGTTCATCGTCTATTGGATATTGTCACCAACTTCCAGATCGAATATTGCCAGGCTTACAAAGAAGCGGGAGCAAACGGTGTGGTAATGGCAGAACCTTTGGCAGGCCTCCTTTCCCCGGATATGTCGGCGGAGTTTCATACCCCCTATGTGAAGCGGATCGTTGATGCAGTGCAGGATGAGAATTTCATCGTCATCTACCACAATTGTGGCAATGCGGTACTGAGGATCGTGGATACCATCCTGGCCACAGGCGCAGCGGCTTATCACTTTGGTAATGCCATTGATATGGAAGAAATGATGCAGCGCATTCCGCCGGAGACCATTGCCATGGGGAACATTGATCCGGCGGGACAGTTCCGCAATGGTACTCCCGAGTCGATACGGGAAGCTACCCTGTCCCTGTTGGAGCGATGCCATCGGTATCCAAACTTTGTGATCTCTTCTGGCTGCGATATCCCGCCTATGTCGAAGTGGGAGAATATCGATGCCTTCTTTGCGGCGGTAGCGGAGTTCTACGATAGGATGTAA
- a CDS encoding SGNH/GDSL hydrolase family protein, with product MSELATRWSQNDKVLFIGDSITDCGRRSCPQGLGSGYVSLINNVVTIAAPQLNIEIVNRGISGNTSRDLVRRWESDVIAEAPDWLYIMIGINDVWRQLENRHEEAVLVDEFEENYRTMLETTLEKLPNCRIRPMEATVHGEDLTSEGNALLAPYLEVIHRLADKYGLTVVPTNQVFRQSIQTRPSLKLTTDGVHPNAYGHALLALTILGTSGLTV from the coding sequence ATGTCTGAACTTGCCACGCGATGGAGTCAAAATGACAAAGTCCTCTTCATTGGGGACAGCATCACCGACTGCGGAAGACGGAGTTGTCCCCAGGGACTAGGTTCCGGTTATGTCAGTCTAATTAACAACGTAGTCACCATCGCAGCTCCCCAGCTGAACATCGAGATCGTAAACCGGGGAATCAGCGGAAACACCAGCCGGGATCTTGTACGCCGGTGGGAAAGTGATGTCATCGCGGAAGCCCCCGACTGGCTCTACATCATGATCGGCATCAATGATGTGTGGCGTCAGTTGGAAAACCGCCATGAAGAAGCTGTTTTGGTCGACGAATTCGAAGAGAACTACCGGACCATGTTGGAGACCACCTTGGAAAAACTACCTAATTGCCGCATTCGGCCCATGGAGGCCACGGTACACGGCGAGGATCTCACCAGCGAAGGCAATGCCTTGCTGGCACCATACCTTGAGGTCATTCACAGACTGGCGGACAAGTATGGTCTGACGGTGGTACCCACAAACCAAGTCTTCCGGCAGAGCATCCAGACGCGTCCAAGCCTTAAGCTCACCACCGACGGGGTACATCCTAACGCCTATGGCCACGCGTTGCTCGCCCTTACCATCCTAGGGACAAGCGGTCTTACCGTTTAA
- the lgt gene encoding prolipoprotein diacylglyceryl transferase gives MPVNIDPVLIDLGPLSIRWYGVLVTAALLISMFVTEYYAKKLGQDPDKVADLYVPMILAIIIGARLGHVVTNWEYYSQNPLDIFRIYKGGLASHGAFILTVIVGVFLSRRKGLDTWSLADAIAPCIAIGHIFVRLGNFINGELYGSSTNLPWGIVFPGTYTPRHPLQLYEIITSVILLGLIIGLFHRRRFPGQVFLLTLIYVSVVRALLDILRPEFRVTQYLSLGQIASITTAVVALILLIFQKRKHRLRSNLGKEADHV, from the coding sequence GTGCCGGTTAACATAGACCCCGTTCTGATTGATCTGGGTCCACTCTCCATTCGTTGGTACGGTGTCTTGGTCACTGCAGCCCTGTTGATTTCAATGTTTGTTACGGAATACTATGCCAAGAAGCTCGGCCAAGATCCAGATAAGGTGGCCGATCTTTATGTGCCCATGATCTTGGCCATTATCATTGGGGCCCGTTTGGGACATGTGGTAACCAATTGGGAATACTACAGTCAAAATCCTTTGGACATCTTCCGAATCTATAAAGGCGGACTGGCCTCCCATGGAGCCTTCATCCTCACCGTCATCGTCGGGGTCTTCCTTTCCCGCCGCAAGGGACTTGACACCTGGTCCCTTGCCGATGCCATCGCTCCATGCATCGCCATTGGGCACATCTTCGTCCGGCTAGGCAACTTCATCAACGGTGAACTTTACGGCTCATCCACCAATCTCCCCTGGGGCATAGTCTTCCCGGGCACCTATACACCCCGTCATCCGCTTCAGTTGTATGAGATCATCACATCGGTGATCCTGCTGGGGCTAATCATCGGGTTGTTCCACCGGCGCCGCTTTCCGGGACAAGTGTTTCTCCTCACCCTGATTTACGTCTCGGTGGTTCGAGCCCTCTTGGACATTCTTCGCCCCGAGTTTCGGGTCACCCAGTACTTATCCTTAGGTCAGATCGCCAGTATCACCACTGCAGTGGTAGCCCTGATTTTGCTAATCTTCCAAAAAAGGAAGCATAGACTAAGATCAAATCTTGGAAAGGAAGCTGACCATGTCTGA